CAACCAAATCCAGCGACCGGACGGCAGGAACCGGGTCAGGAACCGGGGTCGGACCAACCCAACCCATGGATATTCTGAATCATTATTCCCAGAAATAGCGGTTATCAGATGCCATGATATGCCAGATGCAGTCAGAGATGGAGTGTTCGATGGCTCTTCGCTGTTTCAAGTGGGTTGAGGGAATTTGAGTTTACCGGCGATCAGGTACGCCATGGCAATCAGATTGTCCGGATTTCGGTAGCCTCTCGCTTTGGCCTTGGCTGCCTGAATGAGGCTATTGATGCCTTCCAGG
The sequence above is a segment of the Geoalkalibacter sp. genome. Coding sequences within it:
- a CDS encoding transposase gives rise to the protein LEGINSLIQAAKAKARGYRNPDNLIAMAYLIAGKLKFPQPT